attaatcatcgaAAATGGGCACGATGGAATATGTACCACAGTTTGTTTTACCGGATTTGTCGAAATTTCACGGCGGAAATGTTCTTTTCTCGAATGATAGAGGCTGTAGACGAATAAACGACACTTCACTTTAATAGACAAGGTGTTTATTTCTGTCAATGAATTTGTACACTTTATTTActaatattaataattctaTAGTATATACTATATGTAAATTTACCAATTTCGACTATGacttaaatattaaaattacatttaaaaaacaaaaaaaaaaatacatacagaAGAAAGTTAAACCGTGTTTGACGCGTACCCTAATTTCCACGCTACATTATAAAACGTCCCTTCAAACTTCTCAAAACGTTCGAACATAGCAACTGGTTCGTActacatttatatatttaaataaattttctggttattttcaaaaaatatgttgcatattttttcattttattttatttattactccttttcttccttttatATCCGATTACATATTTGCAATCCTTACGATAATATGTAAATAGTATCGCTTAAAATCTAAATGTAATagatatattgtaaataatttttttttttttttgttgcattcCGAACAGTAGGGAGGTACTCTTATGTCACACACAAGTATACAGTTTATCTCGGGCGCTGCGATTGTCGCGGGGCTTGAACATTCGGAACACCCTGATAATGACATGATGGAACGCAATAATATGGTCGCGTATGAATTGATCGCTTATACTTAAAGCCTTATAAAATTGCAgtagttatatgtataatatccgAATCGAAATCCGTACGCTTCAtaatatgtacattgtacaattTGAAACTCACCTCATTCATATGCATCTACAATACGgggtatataaatttatggtAAGGTGCGCCCGGGTAAGAAGTATCAGATAGAAAGAATGCTCAAAGTCGCGCGTTAAACAATCACGCTCAACAGACGCCATTAGACGCGaaacttcaaattttgaagaaactaACGCACAATCCTTTGCTCGACcgcgaaataaaattcataaaagaTAAATCTGTGTGTAAGATCTGACGgcgaaaaatcaaacaacGCCGTAACGGAATTATGTTGCAactgtttatatttattcatcagCTAGTCAATATTCATTCGCGTCTGATAACAATGAGGAGAGATAAATAGATACTGCTGGAATGACTGAAAACGTTGAACCCTGAACCTACCACCCACGTCGTGTGATCAACATGTATATGCCATACATGATAACATTCCACTGATTCTCTTTGATCCATTCACATGATTGAAATGTCTGTGATATTTGccgttgtttttccgcataattaagaaatatatttatacatttcttGCCGTCAACTTGTACCAACACAATAACCGTGATAACAGATTATAATCTCTGTACGTACAAACGTAAATAGCCACTAACCGCTGACCTTGGTCTGCGCCCTGGCCTTAAGTTGATTAATTGTCGACTCCGATGATGAAGCGAACGGGTGCGCGTGTATTAGCTCTATTCTCAGGACGTACTCTCAGGCAAGACAATCCCTACGACGGTTGACCTTTTGAATATCGCTAAACGTAGTCGCGACCATCTAATCGAATACTTTAGATGTACAAACATATGGGCTGTACACGGtcaacaaataaaaaagtttcgacaTTGCTGTGACGTATATCGCTCATCGTTtctgaaattaataataaattggtGACCGACGTCTCATTACTTCTACTTCTGTTGCTGAGCTTGCTGAGCATTCGTCGTCGTTGTTTGAGTCGGGAACGAGTAGGATGGAGTGTAGCCCTGCCAGCCCTGTGAATACCCGTACGTGCCTGAGTTCGTCGTTGATGAGCTCGTCGAGCTCGCACCGCCGGTCGTTGTTGCCTGAAATAACCCGATTTCCCGATTATTGCGTGGCGATCTCACCAAATTTAAACCATTCGCATATGCGACAGAGaagataaaaatgtatttacgGCCTGAGCAGCACCAGTGACGGCTGCTTGACCagattgttgttgttgctgctgctggcCCCAATATTGATTATAATACTGTTGCTGATTCCATCCGCCCCAATTTCCGTTCCCGTAATTCTGTTGACTGTAGCCACCCTGGCCGTACGAATTTTGACCAAAGCCTTTCCAACCTCCCCATTGTTGTTGTCCCCACCCGCCCTGTTGCCCCCAACCACCCTGTTGAGACTGACTCCCGGACCATCCACCCTGTTGACCCCATCCACCTCCACTCTGTTGTTGCGAGCTTTGATAACTGAAAGAAAGAGTATGCTCAGGATCTCTGTAGATTCTCTACCCGATGCGATTATTCTCGTCTCATAAATAGTTACTAATTCGTTCAGAAATTCATGTTTCTCCGACTCACCCCATGGCTCCCCAGCCTCCGCCTTGTCTTTGCTGAGAACCTCGGTTGCGATCGTTTCCTCCTGCTGGCCTTCTGTCTCCACCACCGCCACGTCTGTCGTTTCCACCACGGTGCGACGACACGAGAGGTCCCCCTCTGCCGCCCCCCCTCCATCCACCACCAGAAGCTGCGCCGTATCCGCCGCTCCCGCTGTTTCCTCCGTGTCTAAGGTGTCCTCCTGATCCGCCACTGCTCCCGCCACTTCCGCTACCTCCACCGCTGCCACTTCCACTGCCACGTTGTGGCCTATCTCGCCAACCACCTCCGTTATTGCCACCACGCCATCCACCCATGTTGCGGCTTCTTTCTGGgtctgtgaaaaattttgcttcaAGTTAATCCACAGTTTTCGCCTATAGCTGAGATTGATgagcgtgtttttttttttttttgtttttatttccattcaaGCTTACATCCACCCCTGCGATCACGATGATCTCGGCTGTCTCTGCTGTCGCGACTACTCCGTGAATCACGGCTGTCCCTGTGACTATCGACTTTCTCGAAACGTGGCCTTTTGTTGATTTGTTGTTGGGAGAATCCagcttcttttccttctttgttGTACTTTTCTATCAGCTTCTTTGCCTCTTCTTCCTCAAGTTCGACGTATTCGACTACGTCGAAAGACTCGCCCACATTAGGTGCAGAGAAATTTGCTGAAAATATGAGAGAACACCGAcgtgatataatttttctcttccaaGGTGCTGTTACCAGAAATGAACGTGCGAAAGACAGTCAGGCTGACCAGTGAGTTTCAATGACAGCTCAATTACAGAACCTTTATAAAAGTCGTAAATTCCTACagtaaattcattttcaagtatCGAGATACAGAATGTATTTAAAACTAACTATTGTAAATGTAAGAGAAGGTGACAAACGATTTAAGAAGATACGGGGCACAGAATCAAAAATGAGAAGACAATAAAGAAAAGGATGTAGCTGTCAGCGAAACTTGGGAATGTATGTTGAAGAAAAGAAGTAATGTCTAAAAGTTGTACGATAACGTTATATCGTAGGCGACCTTGTCGGGTATAATCGGGAGAGTATAGCATGTAGCGCGGGTACTCCCGATGAAAATAGGGACCAACCTTTCATTTCCAGAACCGCGGAATCAGGAACATCCTTGCCTTCGATGGCCTCACGCTTAGCAGTGCGTAACTTGAATTCTTCGTCCGTTGGTACTATAACTACAGCCTTCCGTTGAAACCCGTAGAAACGCCTCATTTTGCGCCTTTGTGCGGTAGGATATACGTTTGTCTGTATCGGTTCCACAGAAAATATAGATGTCATGAGATTTCATTCGTGATGCATTAACAGGCAGGCGCTGATGTATTTGCTCcaaagatttattaaaacgTTCTTGGAATTAAATAAGCAGAGGCAAGCGCTTTCGTCGTACACCctactttttctctctctctatcatTCTTCCATAGATGTATACCTACGCTCAAATcagttttatttacttatcTAATACTctcgtacatacatacacttgcatatatgtacatacgatACTTACCTGCAGAGGATCACGTCCAATGGGGATTTGGATACAATATCCTCTTACATCTCGCAGTATACTGGATGATAGACTATCAGATTTCGACCCCAATAATTTGCTTATCAACTAGTCAAAATTCCACTAATGGTGTCaaatgagagagaaaaaagtatgCAGCAAAAAAAACTCGACTGTTCCCTTTCAAGTCTATAAACTTAATTCTCGCATTTTCTCTATTAACTTACCTATACGCGATGCGCGGGTACAATGTAAGCGAAATGGATCAACAATGGTAATCTTTTAGCTATTTGTTCAGGAACCACTAACGTTACGTGAGCATTTCTTAGCCTATTAACTTGATATGCCAAAGTTTTAAATTACTCGCCTTTTCCGTGAACAGAATAGGTCTTAATCGATAATTATCCTAAACATACCTTCACACCGCCCATGAATGATTGCGACGTTCTTGCCGACTTAACAACTTACGTTTCTAATCCGTACCTTTATTTACACGTTGCATGACattttatacacaaatatTAACTTGAACTGAACTCCCTGtttacattatttataaactGGATCTTTTCAAGAAGGacgtaatgtaaaaaaaacattacacaGTTTATAGTTACAGTTCCGTTCagtaatatgtgtatatagatGTGTCGTAAAAATTGGCTGAAACGGTTTagagtacagaaaaaaaaaaaggaagaaaaccTAAAAGTAGCCAACTACTTACAAGTTGAAACTCGTCGAACTTGGGCTGacaatgatgaaattttaaaggTCTAATTCACGGATTGTACTTAGTTTGCAATTAGacttcagatttttttttttgtgttagtTTTTGACtctgaacagtttttttaactgTGTAAAATTATATGATATTGAATATGGAAAGTAATGATGGCAATATTTGCGATGCATCAagagaaataatgaaataatggTGTATCATCTATTTCAAATCATCtttttgtaatgaaaatgtGAGGGAATCATCACAGTCCTCATTAAACAATACAATCtacacaaaaaattcaaaatgtaaTCCTAGAAAGAATTACAATCAAGACTCACCTGATCCAGAATATAGTTCCGTCGTCTTGTCGAGGCCATTTCAAGGAGTTTATTCAAAGCCCTGGTGCATTTGTCAATTAGAATTTCCCAGCGTCCATGATAGTTCCGCTTTCGTGGTAGTCCCATCACCTggtaaagaatgaaaatcagttAATTACTcagattgaattattaataCGGATTTTGGTCCCGAAAGCTAGTCAATttaaatctaaaatttttaaaatatacacGCGAGACACagaatattaagaaaaaaaaagtgtatatATTGCACAAACCTTCATTTTGTCAATGAGAGTGTTCGTTCCAAGtatgttgtacattttttctggATGTATGGCTGTATACTTCAAGGCCCATTGTGTTTTTCCAGCAGCTGGAAGACCGCACATCAGTATCATTTCGCagtcttctcttctctccggTCTACGAGGTCCTGTAATTCTCTCTTGAGGATCAACCTCGCCTACGGAAATGTATCCTGGGAGGATCCGCTTGCTCCATGGCTCAACCTGCCCAAAGTTACACCCAAACGTGCAGTTTTTGGTAAGAATATGCGGGTAGAGAGCAACGTCACCGATCTCCTCCTTGGAGATTGAAAACGCAATTCCCTGATCCTCCCCATTCACGGTGAATGAGAGGTCGATATTTGTCTCGCCCGTAAGATCCGCATAACACCCGACGACGTCATCCTTACCAAACTTCTTTCCATAATCCTTGAATTTACATTCTGTCGAAATCTTTCCGGTACCTCCATAACCGTAACTGAACTTCTCCTCTCCGAGTTGCATCGAGGTTCCGCCAACAGACCAACCAACGCGAACTACATGCGGATTTTCCTCGTCTGCCAAGTTTATATTGCAGTTCTCGAGAACTTTGGCTTCATAGTAGAGTTTCCCCATACGAAAACCAAACGATGCCCTAGCACCAGCCCAAATATAGCCAAAACCGTCACTGTGCATTGGAGTTGCTTGACAAAAATGATCCTTGTTAATCATTAAGTTTAAATCCGAATCATCTGTAATAAAAGCAAGGGTTTAAGTTGACAAATAGAAACATACGTTTAAAAACACACAACTCAAGATTCTAGAAGTACTACAACTTCAAAGAATAAACCAAGTTGACTAATACTTTCACTTACACCAGGATAATACTACAGTTCCATCCTC
This region of Neodiprion fabricii isolate iyNeoFabr1 chromosome 7, iyNeoFabr1.1, whole genome shotgun sequence genomic DNA includes:
- the LOC124186063 gene encoding heterogeneous nuclear ribonucleoprotein U-like protein 1 — translated: MDPAKLKVVELRAELSHRGLDTKGNKAVLVERLRKALEDEEAEDQVEETTIPESNDKVGVDTREAQPHEQSPEPEPAKPSPTAKTPGGRSARSASATSPSKTPSRAAARAKQSPSPAKAPPPEEQRKPSPVPEEPAPEPDVREPEVPPRVATPENITDRSTRSPVKESHTVSPEKIEPQPEEHVECVPASVEESPQQMEGPVSQFEVQSDFTKTATEQQVNVPEKIEEHSTTVMEQQPQEEFVEETPPETKVSHSSEPLEKLEPVESANQNDENLDPVKEEMAKDDELNNEEESKEEDMDDRVSNKEENDTKDSIESVQIQEESEQDEKNVISKTVNLEPTVPGEEDPEENIPEDNKEKIEYYDYDERTVKREEQDVEMKDVNNEEDSDAARDRDRKDRRDRKRKRSSSPQQERYRSPPPVKPDDEPELEDGTVVLSWYDSDLNLMINKDHFCQATPMHSDGFGYIWAGARASFGFRMGKLYYEAKVLENCNINLADEENPHVVRVGWSVGGTSMQLGEEKFSYGYGGTGKISTECKFKDYGKKFGKDDVVGCYADLTGETNIDLSFTVNGEDQGIAFSISKEEIGDVALYPHILTKNCTFGCNFGQVEPWSKRILPGYISVGEVDPQERITGPRRPERREDCEMILMCGLPAAGKTQWALKYTAIHPEKMYNILGTNTLIDKMKVMGLPRKRNYHGRWEILIDKCTRALNKLLEMASTRRRNYILDQTNVYPTAQRRKMRRFYGFQRKAVVIVPTDEEFKLRTAKREAIEGKDVPDSAVLEMKANFSAPNVGESFDVVEYVELEEEEAKKLIEKYNKEGKEAGFSQQQINKRPRFEKVDSHRDSRDSRSSRDSRDSRDHRDRRGGYPERSRNMGGWRGGNNGGGWRDRPQRGSGSGSGGGSGSGGSSGGSGGHLRHGGNSGSGGYGAASGGGWRGGGRGGPLVSSHRGGNDRRGGGGDRRPAGGNDRNRGSQQRQGGGWGAMGYQSSQQQSGGGWGQQGGWSGSQSQQGGWGQQGGWGQQQWGGWKGFGQNSYGQGGYSQQNYGNGNWGGWNQQQYYNQYWGQQQQQQQSGQAAVTGAAQAATTTGGASSTSSSTTNSGTYGYSQGWQGYTPSYSFPTQTTTTNAQQAQQQK